The following coding sequences lie in one Rutidosis leptorrhynchoides isolate AG116_Rl617_1_P2 chromosome 4, CSIRO_AGI_Rlap_v1, whole genome shotgun sequence genomic window:
- the LOC139904172 gene encoding probable serine/threonine-protein kinase PBL7 codes for MGCFLCAGGDSSTKKSSKNRRIEITHNDQSKPKTSVTIRVEGSNELKKENSQNIVQASISNERVEKNSPPAEGGPMNTAKTFTYAQLVNATDNFNRVYYLGEGGFGKVYKGNLEDSDQVVAIKKLDREGLQGIREFVVEVLTLSMADHPNLVKLIGYCAEGEQRLLVYEYMPLGSLEDHLHELRPNRKRLDWNTRMKIAAGAARGLEYLHDKMNPPVIYRDLKGSNILLGEDYHTKLSDFGLAKVGPIGDKTHVSTRVMGTYGYCAPDYAMTGQLTFKSDIYSFGVVLLELITGRKAIDNTRPAAEQNLVAWARPLFKDRRKFSQMADPVLEGEYPVRGLYQALAIAAMCVQEQPNMRPLVADVVTALNYLASQNYDPLTNPVQSSRRSSRRQRSSGEKKPDV; via the exons ATGGGTTGCTTCCTTTGTGCTGGGGGAGATTCTTCAACAAAAAAATCATCAAAAAACAGAAGAATTGAAATTACCCACAACGATCAATCAAAACCCAAAACTTCTG TTACGATAAGAGTCGAAGGTTCTAATGAATTAAAGAAGGAAAACTCACAAAATATCGTTCAAGCTTCGATTTCAAATGAGCGTGTTGAGAAGAATAGTCCCCCTGCTGAGGGAGGACCTATGAACACAGCAAAAACGTTTACGTATGCACAATTAGTGAATGCAACTGATAATTTTAATCGTGTTTATTATTTGGGAGAGGGTGGATTTGGCAAAGTCTATAAAGGAAATTTGGAAGATTCTGATCAG GTTGTCGCCATTAAGAAATTGGATCGTGAGGGGTTGCAAGGAATTAGGGAATTCGTTGTTGAAGTTTTGACGTTAAGCATGGCTGATCATCCTAATCTTGTTAAATTAATCGGCTATTGTGCTGAAGGAGAGCAAAGATTATTGGTCTATGAATACATGCCGTTAGGTTCATTAGAGGACCATTTGCATG AACTTCGACCCAACAGGAAACGGCTCGACTGGAATACTAGGATGAAAATTGCTGCTGGTGCAGCAAGAGGGTTAGAGTATTTGCATGACAAAATGAACCCACCTGTTATTTATCGAGATTTGAAGGGGTCTAACATTTTGTTGGGTGAGGATTACCATACCAAGTTATCAGATTTTGGGTTGGCAAAAGTGGGCCCAATTGGAGACAAAACTCACGTTTCGACTCGAGTGATGGGCACTTACGGTTATTGTGCTCCTGATTATGCAATGACCGGTCAACTCACGTTCAAATCAGATATTTATAGTTTTGGGGTCGTATTATTGGAGCTCATTACGGGTAGAAAAGCAATCGACAATACAAGACCTGCGGCAGAACAAAATCTTGTGGCTTGG GCACGACCGTTGTTTAAAGACAGGCGAAAGTTTTCGCAAATGGCAGATCCTGTTCTAGAAGGTGAATATCCGGTTAGAGGGTTATATCAAGCATTGGCAATAGCTGCAATGTGTGTCCAAGAACAACCTAATATGAGACCGCTCGTTGCTGACGTTGTTACGGCGCTCAATTATCTCGCTTCACAAAATTACGATCCGTTAACTAACCCGGTTCAGAGTTCTCGAAGGTCTTCTCGTAGACAAAGATCCAGTGGTGAGAAGAAACCCGACGTGTAA